One Desulfovibrio fairfieldensis genomic window carries:
- a CDS encoding chemotaxis protein CheA, giving the protein MSQEFFDPELFADFIAEAKEHLETIEPNLLELEKTPDNLALLNDIFRPMHSLKGASGFLGLNRINQLAHKSENILDELRKGSMVVTSEIMDVILASTDALRQMIDNLEVTNAEGDVEIEHIMAQIEAIMAGDSTPQPEPAAPQEAAPPMGDAPLAAEALEPVAKAEASAQSAGSPAEDNDSPGLSTKEWVAALPCRESYALTAFGEGHLKDFIDESYEIIASLNDGLLELEENPTGRDDLVNDLFRFFHNMKGNSGIIGYNELNALTHEAETLLNNVRQGKITPSHELIDLLLLVADVMEGLVQKIEVASGQATPFDTSPVIKQLQQVLAGGAISLPEELLAAQNGTPGMADNGSDTQDEVPEKEAAPVEVVNPTIIPVGSEGDDVDVFRVTVRQQIEIIRAALATLQKDGSHKESIDAVYRCLVAVRNACSFVGQTEIKVYAERTAGIVDQGRISGIDFGLMVDLLSQEVSIIDDMVQKALDEGKIGPDVGSSAQTPEASSAPEVSSKTPEARATSAVTAPPKPEAAKQHPTPSPAGEVKTEPTPKTSARPNPSAPSAPAPAAQTAPAPAAAAAKPKPMTSAAKAASAAAPAGEAHKSSSTIRVDHERLDHLMNLIGELIINRNRYTLIARSLEGGGENVNISEVAQSLSETTYAMARISDDLQDTIMKVRMVPVSSVFSRFPRLVRDLSRKSGKEVDLIMEGEETELDKSVVEVIGDPLVHLIRNSVDHGIESEDVRVAAGKAPKGKVTLRAFHKGNSVAIEIEDDGKGIDPDKMREVAIRKGVITPEEAAQLDDREAMELIFAPGFSSAEKITDISGRGVGMDVVRTNIKNLKGSVNTYSEVGKGTRFTLSLPLTLAIIDALMVNVSGQMYAIPLDAVSETTKIEFERLTDVKGRKAVTLRGEVLGIVELSEMLGLPRTDPLPDVLSVVVIHDNERRLGLVVDQLLERQEIVIKPLGAYLGDLKGISGATIMGDGSVILILDPHEIYLMSTSKAVSMGPGGDQGKQQQQFAATAKQ; this is encoded by the coding sequence ATGAGCCAGGAATTTTTTGATCCGGAACTTTTCGCGGATTTTATCGCTGAAGCCAAGGAACACCTCGAAACCATCGAGCCGAATCTGCTGGAGCTTGAAAAAACTCCGGACAACTTGGCCTTGCTCAACGATATTTTCCGGCCCATGCACTCTCTCAAGGGAGCTTCCGGCTTTCTGGGCTTGAACCGTATCAACCAGCTGGCTCACAAATCCGAAAATATCCTGGATGAACTGCGCAAAGGCAGCATGGTGGTGACCTCGGAGATCATGGATGTAATCCTGGCCTCCACGGACGCCCTGCGCCAGATGATCGACAATCTCGAAGTCACCAATGCCGAAGGCGATGTGGAAATCGAGCACATCATGGCGCAGATCGAAGCCATTATGGCTGGCGACAGCACGCCCCAACCGGAACCCGCCGCGCCGCAAGAGGCCGCGCCTCCGATGGGAGACGCTCCGCTTGCCGCCGAAGCTCTCGAACCGGTGGCGAAAGCCGAGGCATCGGCACAGTCTGCAGGAAGCCCGGCTGAAGACAATGACAGCCCGGGTCTGAGCACCAAGGAATGGGTCGCCGCTCTGCCCTGTCGCGAGTCCTACGCGCTTACCGCTTTTGGCGAAGGCCATCTCAAGGATTTCATCGACGAATCCTATGAAATTATCGCGAGCCTGAATGACGGGTTGCTGGAACTGGAAGAAAACCCCACCGGCCGGGACGATCTGGTCAACGATCTCTTCCGTTTTTTCCACAACATGAAGGGCAACAGCGGCATTATCGGCTACAATGAGCTCAATGCCCTGACCCATGAAGCCGAAACGCTGCTCAACAATGTGCGCCAGGGCAAAATCACGCCCAGCCATGAGCTTATTGACCTGCTCCTGCTGGTTGCGGACGTGATGGAAGGCCTGGTGCAAAAAATCGAGGTCGCCAGCGGCCAAGCCACGCCTTTCGACACCAGCCCGGTCATCAAACAGTTACAGCAGGTTCTGGCCGGGGGCGCTATTTCTCTGCCCGAAGAATTGCTGGCTGCCCAGAACGGGACGCCCGGCATGGCGGACAACGGCAGCGACACGCAGGACGAGGTTCCGGAAAAAGAGGCCGCGCCTGTGGAAGTAGTCAATCCCACCATTATTCCCGTAGGTTCCGAGGGCGACGACGTCGATGTCTTTCGCGTGACGGTGCGCCAGCAGATCGAAATCATCCGCGCCGCTCTGGCAACCCTGCAAAAAGACGGCAGTCACAAGGAATCCATAGACGCTGTATACCGTTGTCTTGTCGCCGTCAGAAACGCCTGCAGCTTTGTGGGCCAGACGGAAATCAAGGTCTACGCTGAACGCACGGCGGGCATTGTGGATCAGGGCCGCATCAGCGGCATAGATTTCGGACTGATGGTTGACCTGCTGAGCCAGGAAGTAAGCATTATCGACGATATGGTGCAAAAGGCGCTGGACGAAGGTAAAATCGGCCCTGACGTGGGTTCCTCCGCCCAGACTCCCGAAGCCTCTTCCGCACCCGAGGTTTCTTCCAAGACTCCCGAAGCCCGGGCGACTTCCGCCGTAACGGCACCACCCAAGCCGGAGGCGGCCAAGCAGCACCCCACTCCCTCGCCTGCCGGGGAAGTCAAAACCGAGCCCACGCCTAAAACTTCGGCGCGACCAAACCCATCAGCTCCCTCCGCTCCGGCCCCAGCCGCCCAAACGGCTCCCGCCCCCGCGGCGGCCGCCGCCAAGCCCAAACCCATGACTTCCGCCGCAAAGGCAGCGTCGGCTGCCGCTCCGGCGGGTGAAGCGCACAAGAGTTCCTCCACTATCCGCGTAGATCACGAGCGCCTTGATCATTTGATGAATCTGATCGGCGAGCTGATCATCAACCGCAACCGTTACACCCTTATTGCCCGCTCCCTTGAAGGCGGCGGCGAGAACGTGAATATTTCGGAAGTGGCCCAGAGCCTTTCGGAAACCACCTACGCCATGGCCCGTATTTCCGACGATTTGCAGGACACCATCATGAAAGTCCGCATGGTGCCCGTTTCTTCGGTCTTTTCGCGCTTCCCCCGCCTGGTCCGCGACCTTTCGCGCAAAAGCGGCAAGGAAGTAGATCTGATCATGGAAGGCGAAGAAACGGAACTGGACAAGAGCGTGGTGGAGGTTATCGGCGATCCTCTGGTGCATCTGATCCGCAACTCCGTGGACCACGGCATTGAATCGGAAGACGTGCGAGTTGCTGCGGGCAAGGCGCCCAAGGGCAAGGTCACCCTGCGCGCCTTTCACAAGGGCAATTCCGTCGCCATTGAGATTGAAGACGACGGCAAGGGCATTGACCCGGATAAAATGCGCGAAGTGGCTATCCGCAAGGGCGTCATCACGCCCGAGGAAGCGGCGCAGCTGGATGACCGTGAGGCCATGGAACTGATTTTCGCGCCGGGATTCTCCTCCGCCGAAAAAATCACGGATATTTCCGGGCGCGGCGTGGGCATGGATGTGGTGCGCACCAACATCAAAAATCTCAAAGGCAGCGTCAACACCTATTCCGAAGTGGGCAAGGGCACGCGCTTCACCTTGAGCCTGCCGTTGACCCTGGCGATCATCGACGCTCTGATGGTCAATGTGTCCGGCCAGATGTACGCCATTCCGCTGGACGCCGTGTCGGAAACCACCAAGATAGAATTTGAACGTCTCACCGACGTCAAGGGACGTAAGGCCGTCACCCTGCGCGGCGAAGTGCTGGGCATTGTGGAACTTTCGGAAATGCTCGGCCTGCCGCGTACCGACCCTCTGCCCGATGTCCTGTCCGTGGTGGTCATCCATGATAATGAACGCCGTCTGGGTCTGGTCGTGGATCAACTTCTGGAACGCCAGGAAATCGTCATCAAGCCCCTGGGTGCGTATCTTGGCGATCTCAAAGGCATTTCCGGGGCCACTATCATGGGCGACGGCTCCGTGATTCTGATCCTTGACCCGCATGAGATCTACCTTATGTCCACCTCCAAGGCCGTGAGTATGGGGCCTGGCGGAGACCAGGGCAAACAGCAGCAACAATTTGCCGCCACGGCAAAGCAATAA
- a CDS encoding PEP/pyruvate-binding domain-containing protein yields MAKSPAAKTAQAKPKTNSAELIQKKLVLTGADIVKLGPEAELLVGGKNYNTALISQIEGIQAPHFRAVSSLAFHRLLDETKVNGRVVRSVVDKEYGRIDWNDPEINQDPDFLQKFVRQLGKQSHDAAKAEGEQSHTKLRTFINNIVEGFATSPEGIDQLRKRSVMVQAAILSVDMPAEVDEAVRGAYKAICEENGDDMTPVAVRSSAAGEDSRKKAFAGLQDTYLNMVGADKVVEAYHWDCSSAYNLRSMTYRREAILDALARAEETGDESIAEMAKQEWAIEHTSLSVCMMQMINPVISGTAFSADTATGCRGTDRKDLVSIDASYGLGEAVVGGKVTPDKLYVFQRDDGSEVVIRQMGCKDMKIVYDEKGGTREVPVPELEALRWALSLSQAERVAKGVRAVSKAYGGMIMDTEFCIDANDKLWFVQARPETRWNEDLELHPTTIFMRRREVDAKAAAEAEILVEGNGASRGAGQGTVRFLRSALELNKIAKGDVLAAERTDPDMVPGMRVASAIMADVGGDTSHAAITSRELGIAAVIGIQRVDVLRALDGAEVTVDGTRGRVYRGLLPLHQVGGEMDVAKLPPTKTKVGLVLADVGQALFLSRLRNHPQFEVGLLRAEFMLGNISIHPQALEAFDNGELDGVVQAKVKELENRLSKVLREQMAAGLIVFNFNLREYVGEITGLSAEVSALADADKSLSAEEVLLQHRKMRELDHKIDQHMEMASRRIEVLKTSPDLADHVRIIMGYDDELALLPSADSESAKRAAEIEASVEAHVQRIQDLPAVVKLLENILHLREEIGLRTGLKKEMDDVRNLPEKIRGLIKARGFRTGKEHYVQTLAQNLALFAMAFYGKPITYRTTDFKSNEYRNLLGGNLFEHQEANPMLGYRGVSRNIHDWEIEAFKLARGVYGGSNLRMMLPFVRTLEEARSMRCYLDQVHKLKSGHDGLKIILMSELPSNAILAKQFVSEFDGFSIGSNDMTQMVLATDRDNARLAHIYDEEDPAVVWAILVSIFTGQKYGKKVGFCGQGVSNSVILRGLVAIAGITSASVVPDTYYQTVFDIAAVEKENIPTSQLGKWLGQQHHKRLAELMETAGYGHILKKYTEPQDIQEWYEGELQRRHEQLREHLDTPKEGFYRAELQSFRSTFHKPVIYATWNWDDTVLDALHQSGFENFDEQAKALEISRELNA; encoded by the coding sequence ATGGCTAAAAGTCCCGCCGCTAAAACAGCGCAGGCCAAGCCCAAAACCAATTCTGCCGAATTGATTCAGAAGAAGCTAGTGCTGACCGGCGCGGACATCGTGAAGCTCGGGCCCGAGGCGGAATTGCTTGTCGGCGGCAAGAACTATAATACGGCCCTGATCAGCCAGATTGAGGGTATTCAGGCGCCGCATTTTCGTGCGGTTTCTTCGCTGGCCTTTCATCGTCTGCTGGATGAAACCAAGGTCAATGGCCGTGTAGTGCGCTCTGTGGTGGATAAAGAGTATGGTCGCATTGACTGGAACGATCCGGAAATAAATCAGGATCCCGATTTCCTGCAAAAATTTGTACGCCAGTTGGGCAAGCAGAGCCATGACGCCGCCAAGGCCGAGGGAGAGCAGTCGCATACAAAATTGCGAACTTTTATTAATAATATTGTGGAAGGTTTTGCCACATCTCCTGAGGGTATCGACCAGCTGCGCAAGCGCTCGGTGATGGTGCAGGCCGCCATTCTTTCCGTGGATATGCCCGCTGAAGTGGATGAGGCCGTGCGCGGGGCCTACAAAGCCATCTGTGAGGAAAACGGCGACGACATGACCCCTGTGGCCGTGCGTTCTTCCGCCGCCGGCGAAGATTCGCGCAAAAAAGCTTTTGCCGGTCTGCAAGATACTTATCTGAACATGGTAGGTGCGGATAAGGTGGTGGAAGCCTATCACTGGGACTGTTCCTCTGCTTACAATCTGCGCTCCATGACCTACCGGCGAGAAGCCATCCTGGACGCTCTGGCCCGTGCCGAAGAAACCGGCGACGAATCCATTGCCGAAATGGCAAAACAGGAATGGGCCATTGAACATACGTCTCTCTCCGTCTGCATGATGCAGATGATCAATCCCGTGATTTCCGGCACGGCCTTTTCCGCCGATACGGCCACAGGCTGCCGGGGCACGGATCGCAAGGATCTGGTGAGCATCGACGCCAGCTATGGCCTCGGCGAGGCCGTGGTGGGCGGCAAGGTGACGCCTGACAAGCTCTATGTCTTCCAGCGCGACGACGGCAGCGAGGTGGTTATCCGCCAGATGGGCTGCAAGGATATGAAAATCGTCTATGACGAAAAGGGCGGCACGCGCGAAGTGCCCGTGCCCGAGCTGGAAGCCCTGCGCTGGGCTTTGTCTCTGAGCCAGGCTGAACGGGTTGCCAAGGGCGTGCGCGCCGTGAGCAAGGCCTACGGCGGCATGATTATGGATACGGAATTCTGTATCGACGCCAACGACAAGCTCTGGTTCGTGCAGGCCCGGCCTGAAACCCGCTGGAACGAAGATCTGGAACTGCATCCCACCACCATTTTCATGCGTCGCCGCGAGGTGGACGCCAAGGCTGCGGCCGAAGCGGAAATTCTGGTGGAGGGCAACGGCGCTTCACGCGGGGCGGGTCAGGGCACGGTGCGTTTTCTGCGCTCCGCCCTTGAGCTGAATAAGATTGCCAAGGGCGACGTGCTGGCCGCTGAACGCACAGATCCGGACATGGTGCCGGGTATGCGCGTGGCCTCCGCCATCATGGCGGACGTGGGCGGCGACACCAGCCATGCCGCCATCACGTCGCGCGAACTGGGCATAGCGGCGGTCATCGGCATTCAGCGGGTGGACGTGCTGCGCGCCCTGGACGGCGCGGAAGTGACCGTAGACGGTACGCGAGGGCGGGTCTACCGCGGCTTGCTGCCCCTGCATCAGGTGGGCGGCGAAATGGATGTGGCGAAACTGCCGCCTACAAAGACCAAAGTGGGCTTGGTGCTGGCCGATGTGGGTCAGGCGCTCTTCCTTTCGCGTCTGCGTAACCATCCCCAGTTTGAAGTGGGTCTGTTGCGGGCGGAATTCATGCTGGGCAACATCAGCATCCATCCCCAGGCGCTGGAGGCCTTTGACAACGGCGAACTGGACGGAGTTGTCCAGGCCAAGGTCAAGGAGCTGGAGAATCGTCTTTCCAAGGTGTTGCGCGAGCAGATGGCCGCCGGTCTGATTGTCTTTAATTTCAATCTGCGCGAATACGTGGGTGAAATCACCGGCCTGTCCGCTGAGGTCAGCGCTCTGGCCGATGCCGACAAGAGCCTGAGCGCCGAGGAAGTCCTGCTGCAGCATCGCAAAATGCGCGAGTTGGACCACAAGATTGACCAGCACATGGAGATGGCCTCGCGCCGTATCGAGGTGCTGAAGACTTCGCCCGATCTGGCGGATCATGTGCGGATCATCATGGGCTACGACGACGAGCTGGCCCTGCTGCCGTCCGCTGATTCGGAATCGGCCAAGCGCGCTGCGGAAATCGAAGCCAGCGTGGAAGCGCATGTGCAGCGGATTCAGGATCTGCCCGCTGTGGTCAAGCTGCTGGAAAACATCCTCCATCTGCGCGAGGAGATTGGCCTGCGTACCGGGCTTAAAAAGGAAATGGACGATGTGCGCAACCTGCCGGAAAAAATCCGCGGCCTTATCAAGGCGCGCGGTTTCCGCACCGGCAAGGAGCACTATGTCCAGACCCTGGCCCAGAATCTGGCCCTTTTTGCCATGGCCTTCTACGGCAAACCCATTACCTACCGCACCACGGACTTCAAGAGCAACGAATACCGCAACCTTCTGGGCGGCAATCTTTTCGAGCATCAGGAAGCCAATCCCATGCTGGGTTATCGTGGCGTTTCGCGGAATATCCATGACTGGGAAATAGAGGCCTTCAAGTTGGCGCGCGGCGTTTACGGCGGCAGCAATCTGCGTATGATGCTGCCCTTTGTGCGTACCCTTGAGGAAGCCCGCTCCATGCGCTGCTATCTGGACCAGGTGCACAAGCTCAAGAGCGGCCACGACGGCCTGAAGATCATCCTCATGTCCGAACTGCCCTCCAACGCCATTCTGGCGAAGCAGTTCGTCAGCGAGTTTGACGGCTTCTCCATCGGCTCCAACGACATGACCCAGATGGTGCTGGCCACGGACCGTGACAACGCGCGCCTTGCCCATATTTATGATGAAGAGGACCCGGCGGTGGTCTGGGCCATCCTGGTCAGCATCTTTACCGGCCAGAAGTACGGCAAGAAGGTGGGCTTCTGCGGTCAGGGCGTTTCCAACAGCGTCATTCTGCGCGGCTTGGTGGCTATTGCCGGGATTACCTCGGCCTCGGTGGTGCCGGACACCTATTACCAGACCGTCTTTGACATCGCGGCTGTGGAAAAGGAAAACATCCCCACTTCCCAGCTCGGCAAATGGCTTGGACAGCAGCACCATAAGCGGCTGGCGGAGCTTATGGAAACCGCCGGTTACGGGCATATTCTCAAGAAATACACGGAACCGCAGGACATTCAGGAATGGTACGAAGGCGAGCTGCAGCGGCGGCATGAACAGTTGCGCGAGCATCTGGACACGCCCAAGGAAGGCTTCTACCGCGCCGAGTTGCAGAGCTTCCGTTCCACCTTCCACAAGCCGGTGATCTACGCCACCTGGAATTGGGACGATACCGTGCTGGATGCCCTGCATCAGTCTGGTTTTGAGAACTTCGATGAGCAGGCCAAGGCGTTGGAGATCTCCCGCGAGCTGAATGCCTAG
- a CDS encoding pyruvate carboxylase yields the protein MANKTFAEVQDFLKGKVILVANRGIPARRICRSIRERFDAVAAMTATDVDKTAPAASTAQELVLLGSEPRAYLDIDRIIDMAKQRGVVGIHPGWGFASEDTRFPQRCKEAGITFIGATAEAMNLLGNKVQAREVARKLGIPVVPGSDGAVDISTARRLISEIGLPIMLKAEGGGGGRGIFAIHNEAELEDAFFKASSMAQASFGNPRLFVEKFLSGVRHIEIQVIADMYGNVFAFDERDCTVQRNHQKLIEITPSPWPGVTRELRERLKDYSRRLVRAVGYHSLATVEFLVTAEGTPYLIEVNTRLQVEHGITECRYGIDLVEEQIAVAFGAELRYREENLRPSYCAMQVRINCENPQDNFAPNSGLISRYVSPGGLGVRLDSNISAGYEFPANYDSAGALLIAYAHDWEKTLGIMDRALGEYVIGGIKTTIPFFRKVIKNPLFRKGDINTNFIADHPELMLYTDLAPEGERLARLVAEISAKGFNPYVQLGEYRSATTPCLGPFEPVLPTISTAARRQPSPYPQGDRLATLDFIRDSGYVHFTDTTPRDFTQSNSGNRFRLAEDRLIGPYLDNVGYFSIENGGGAHFHVAMMANMTYPFTEAREWNSFAPKTLKQLLVRSTNVLGYTPQPRNLMRKTGEMICDYYQVVRCFDFLNHVENMRPIAEVVMSRKDVIFQPALSMSWAKGFDVAHYLNVTEAILRMVGDVMGVDPKEASRHIILGLKDMGGVCPPRFMTALVGALRKAWPELVLHYHRHYTDGLFVPACGAAAKAGAHILDVGLGAAVRSYGQGDVLSTMAYLEDELGLQCHLNKNALRDANFVCKQIMPYYDRYCAPYFQGIDYDVTLHGMPGGATSSSQEGAMKQGYIHLLPYMLKFLEGTRQIVRYHDVTPGSQITWNTAFLAVTGAWKRGGEEEVRFLLEVLGEVTRTPEAELSPEMHKARLSIYQDCNDAFRNLLLGKFGKLPLGFPADWVYESAFGSDWKSAIARRTENSPLETLPDANLAAEEKACTEILKRRPNEEEFVLYLNHPADALKTVQFKAKFGDPNNLPLHVWFEGLKVGQDLYFNDTSGKPHHLALLSISRPNEAGISICRYVLDSEFMSCEVQVSQPSAQKGKGTLMADPSNRYHVAAPSNGDLWVMYVHPGEVVKAGEELFNVSIMKQEKAVLAPVDGIVKRVLKTADFKESKQMVSVREGELIVELGPVPRMCSNEACGQPIPMENAAFCPYCGSRVG from the coding sequence ATGGCCAACAAGACATTCGCGGAAGTGCAGGATTTTCTGAAGGGCAAGGTCATTCTGGTGGCGAACCGGGGCATTCCGGCCCGGCGCATTTGCCGTTCCATCCGGGAGCGCTTTGACGCGGTGGCGGCCATGACCGCCACAGACGTGGACAAGACCGCTCCTGCCGCCTCCACGGCCCAGGAGTTGGTGCTGCTGGGCAGCGAGCCGCGCGCGTATCTGGACATCGACAGAATCATCGACATGGCCAAGCAGCGCGGCGTGGTGGGCATCCATCCCGGCTGGGGCTTCGCCTCCGAGGACACGCGCTTTCCTCAACGCTGCAAGGAAGCCGGTATTACCTTTATCGGCGCCACGGCCGAGGCCATGAACCTCTTGGGCAACAAGGTCCAGGCGCGCGAGGTGGCCCGTAAACTGGGCATTCCCGTGGTGCCCGGTTCCGACGGAGCGGTGGATATTTCCACGGCCCGCCGTCTGATCAGCGAGATTGGCCTGCCCATCATGCTCAAGGCCGAGGGCGGCGGCGGCGGCCGGGGCATTTTCGCCATTCATAACGAAGCCGAGCTGGAAGACGCCTTTTTCAAGGCCTCTTCCATGGCCCAGGCCTCGTTCGGCAACCCGCGTCTTTTTGTGGAAAAATTTCTGAGCGGCGTGCGCCACATTGAAATCCAGGTCATCGCCGACATGTACGGCAATGTCTTCGCCTTTGATGAACGCGACTGCACCGTGCAGCGCAACCATCAGAAGCTGATCGAAATCACGCCTTCGCCCTGGCCGGGTGTAACCCGCGAGCTGCGTGAGCGCCTCAAGGATTATTCCCGCCGCCTGGTGCGCGCCGTGGGATACCATTCTCTGGCCACGGTGGAATTTCTGGTTACGGCCGAGGGTACGCCGTATCTGATTGAAGTGAATACCCGTCTGCAGGTGGAACACGGCATCACCGAGTGCCGCTACGGCATCGACTTGGTGGAAGAGCAGATCGCCGTGGCTTTCGGCGCCGAGCTGCGCTACCGCGAGGAAAACCTGCGGCCTTCCTACTGCGCCATGCAGGTGCGTATCAATTGCGAAAATCCGCAGGACAACTTCGCGCCCAACTCCGGCCTGATCTCGCGTTATGTTTCGCCCGGCGGCCTGGGTGTGCGCCTGGACTCCAATATCAGTGCTGGCTATGAGTTCCCGGCCAACTATGATTCCGCGGGCGCGCTCCTGATCGCCTACGCCCATGACTGGGAAAAGACCCTGGGCATCATGGACCGCGCTCTGGGCGAATACGTCATCGGCGGCATCAAGACCACGATTCCTTTCTTCCGCAAGGTCATCAAGAATCCTTTGTTCCGCAAGGGCGACATCAATACCAATTTCATCGCCGACCATCCCGAGCTGATGCTCTATACGGATCTGGCCCCGGAAGGGGAGCGCCTGGCCCGGCTGGTGGCTGAAATTTCGGCCAAGGGCTTCAATCCCTATGTGCAGCTCGGGGAATACCGTTCTGCCACCACGCCCTGTCTCGGCCCCTTCGAGCCGGTGCTGCCGACCATCAGCACGGCCGCCCGGCGACAGCCCTCGCCCTACCCGCAGGGCGACAGACTGGCGACCCTGGATTTCATTCGTGATTCCGGCTACGTGCACTTTACGGACACCACGCCGCGCGACTTCACCCAGTCCAATTCCGGCAACCGCTTCCGCTTGGCCGAGGACAGGCTCATCGGTCCTTACCTGGACAATGTGGGCTATTTCTCCATTGAGAATGGCGGCGGCGCTCACTTCCATGTGGCCATGATGGCCAATATGACCTATCCCTTCACCGAAGCCCGCGAGTGGAACAGCTTCGCCCCCAAGACGCTCAAGCAGCTGCTGGTGCGCTCCACCAACGTGCTGGGCTATACGCCCCAGCCGCGCAACCTGATGCGCAAGACCGGGGAAATGATCTGCGATTACTACCAGGTGGTGCGCTGTTTCGACTTCCTCAACCATGTTGAAAACATGCGGCCCATCGCTGAAGTGGTGATGTCCCGCAAGGACGTCATCTTCCAGCCCGCTTTGTCCATGTCCTGGGCCAAGGGTTTTGACGTGGCCCATTACCTCAACGTCACCGAAGCAATTCTGCGCATGGTGGGCGACGTCATGGGCGTGGACCCCAAGGAGGCTTCACGCCATATCATCCTGGGGCTCAAGGATATGGGCGGCGTCTGCCCGCCGCGCTTCATGACCGCTTTGGTCGGCGCCCTGCGCAAGGCCTGGCCGGAACTGGTTCTGCATTACCATCGCCATTACACGGACGGTCTTTTCGTACCGGCCTGCGGCGCGGCGGCCAAGGCCGGAGCCCACATCCTTGATGTGGGCCTGGGCGCGGCGGTGCGTTCCTACGGGCAGGGCGACGTGCTCTCCACCATGGCATATCTTGAGGACGAACTGGGCCTCCAGTGCCACTTGAACAAAAATGCCCTCCGCGACGCCAACTTCGTCTGCAAGCAGATCATGCCCTACTATGACCGTTACTGCGCGCCCTATTTCCAGGGCATCGACTATGACGTCACCCTGCACGGCATGCCCGGCGGGGCCACATCCTCCTCGCAGGAAGGGGCCATGAAGCAGGGCTACATCCATCTGCTGCCCTATATGCTCAAATTCCTGGAAGGCACCCGCCAGATCGTGCGCTACCATGATGTGACGCCCGGTTCGCAGATCACCTGGAATACGGCTTTTCTGGCCGTCACCGGGGCCTGGAAGCGCGGCGGCGAGGAAGAAGTGCGCTTTCTTCTCGAAGTGCTGGGCGAAGTGACCCGCACCCCCGAGGCGGAACTCTCGCCGGAAATGCACAAGGCCCGGCTTTCTATCTACCAGGACTGCAACGACGCCTTCCGCAATCTGCTGCTGGGCAAATTCGGTAAACTGCCTCTGGGGTTCCCGGCGGACTGGGTATATGAAAGCGCCTTTGGTTCCGATTGGAAGTCCGCCATTGCCAGGCGCACCGAAAACTCGCCTCTGGAAACGCTGCCGGACGCCAATCTGGCCGCGGAGGAAAAGGCCTGCACCGAAATTCTCAAGCGGCGGCCCAATGAAGAAGAGTTTGTGCTCTACCTCAACCATCCGGCCGACGCTCTGAAAACAGTCCAGTTCAAGGCCAAGTTCGGCGATCCCAACAATCTGCCGCTGCATGTCTGGTTCGAAGGGCTGAAAGTGGGACAGGATCTCTATTTCAACGATACCAGCGGCAAGCCGCACCATCTGGCTCTGCTGAGCATTTCCCGTCCCAACGAAGCGGGCATTTCCATCTGCCGCTACGTGCTGGATTCGGAATTCATGAGCTGCGAAGTGCAGGTCAGCCAGCCCTCCGCCCAGAAGGGCAAGGGCACGCTGATGGCCGATCCCTCCAACCGATACCATGTGGCCGCGCCCAGCAACGGCGACCTGTGGGTCATGTACGTCCATCCCGGCGAGGTGGTAAAGGCCGGCGAAGAACTCTTCAATGTCTCGATCATGAAGCAGGAAAAGGCTGTGCTGGCCCCGGTGGACGGCATCGTCAAACGCGTGCTCAAGACCGCCGACTTCAAGGAAAGCAAGCAGATGGTTTCTGTGCGCGAAGGGGAACTGATCGTGGAACTCGGGCCGGTGCCGCGCATGTGCAGCAATGAAGCCTGCGGACAGCCCATTCCCATGGAAAACGCGGCATTCTGTCCCTACTGCGGTTCTCGCGTGGGTTAG
- a CDS encoding biotin--[acetyl-CoA-carboxylase] ligase yields the protein MSSVCHSPERGESASVPAANGGGSVRPPFVWRFGEVSSSLDVAFLLSGRGWLDVWDSVQAVSQTSGRGQLRRHWVSPPGNIYAALRLPSLPPFDGTAAAPATGLLLACALRAEGWPVLLKWPNDLVLSLPEGPRKLAGILLEERGGVLLAGIGVNVSFAPPDNALRADAALRAASLDRHPVPGRPAPLAEELWQRLVKHVHSAYNNGHSLSEQWKTRAEQLLLWRGRDVELIDGGRSVRGRLEGLTPAGGLRLLRNGRCEEWLSGSLRLSERLS from the coding sequence ATGAGTTCAGTATGCCACAGCCCGGAGCGCGGGGAAAGCGCCTCCGTGCCCGCCGCGAACGGCGGCGGCTCTGTCCGACCGCCTTTTGTCTGGCGTTTCGGCGAGGTCTCGTCCAGCCTGGACGTGGCTTTTTTGTTGTCCGGGCGCGGGTGGCTGGACGTCTGGGACAGCGTCCAAGCCGTCAGCCAGACGTCGGGACGCGGGCAGTTGCGGCGGCACTGGGTATCGCCGCCGGGCAATATCTATGCCGCCCTGCGTCTGCCCTCGCTGCCGCCCTTTGACGGCACGGCCGCGGCCCCGGCCACGGGCCTGCTGCTGGCCTGCGCCCTGCGCGCCGAAGGCTGGCCCGTGCTGCTCAAATGGCCTAATGACTTGGTGCTCTCCCTGCCTGAAGGCCCCCGCAAGCTGGCTGGCATTCTGTTGGAAGAGCGGGGCGGCGTGCTGCTGGCCGGCATCGGCGTCAATGTGTCCTTTGCGCCGCCCGACAATGCGTTGCGAGCCGACGCGGCCCTGCGCGCCGCCAGCTTGGACCGGCACCCTGTTCCGGGACGTCCAGCGCCTCTGGCCGAAGAACTGTGGCAGCGGCTTGTAAAGCATGTGCATTCGGCATATAACAACGGCCACTCTCTTTCCGAGCAGTGGAAAACACGGGCTGAACAATTGCTGCTCTGGCGCGGCAGGGACGTGGAGCTGATCGACGGAGGTCGTAGCGTCCGCGGCAGACTGGAAGGTCTGACCCCGGCGGGGGGGCTGCGCCTGTTGCGCAACGGCCGCTGTGAGGAATGGTTAAGCGGAAGCCTCCGGCTTTCCGAAAGATTATCATAA